A stretch of the Geovibrio thiophilus genome encodes the following:
- the gdhA gene encoding NADP-specific glutamate dehydrogenase, translating into MTRIMHEKIESIYKQVIARNPGESEFHQAVKEVLDTLGPVLVKHPEYAEQKIIERICEPERQIIFRVPWVDDKNEVQINRGFRVQFNSALGPYKGGLRFHESVYLGIIKFLGFEQIFKNALTGLPIGGGKGGSDFDPKGKSDHEIMRFCQSFMTELHRHIGEYTDVPAGDIGVGGREIGYLFGQYKRLTNRYESGVLTGKGLCYGGSKVRTEATGYGAVFFVDEMLKTRKESFEGKTCVVSGSGNVAIYTIEKIHELGGRVVALSDSGGVIYHEKGIDLELVQQLKEVERRRIKDYCAYHKDAVYREKGNIWEIPCQVAMPSATQNELNGKDAQILVKNGLLAIGEGANMPTTPEGVKVFIDSGILYGPGKAANAGGVATSALEMQQNASRDSWNFEYTEERLRNIMKNIHTDVMTAADEYGSPGNYVTGANIAGFKKVANAMLAMGII; encoded by the coding sequence CCAGAAACCCCGGAGAGTCGGAGTTTCATCAGGCAGTGAAAGAGGTTCTGGACACCTTGGGACCAGTCCTTGTGAAGCACCCCGAGTACGCCGAACAGAAAATCATCGAGAGAATATGCGAACCCGAGCGCCAGATAATCTTCCGTGTTCCTTGGGTTGATGACAAAAACGAAGTGCAGATCAACCGCGGCTTCCGTGTGCAGTTCAACAGCGCCCTCGGACCTTACAAAGGCGGGCTGAGGTTCCATGAATCGGTTTATCTCGGAATCATCAAATTCCTCGGCTTCGAGCAGATCTTCAAAAACGCCCTTACAGGTCTCCCCATTGGCGGCGGCAAAGGCGGTTCGGACTTTGATCCCAAAGGCAAATCCGATCACGAAATAATGCGCTTCTGTCAGAGCTTCATGACCGAGCTTCACCGTCACATCGGCGAATATACCGATGTGCCCGCAGGGGACATCGGCGTGGGCGGACGTGAGATAGGCTATCTCTTCGGTCAGTATAAAAGGCTCACCAATCGCTACGAATCAGGCGTTCTCACAGGAAAAGGGCTCTGCTACGGCGGCTCCAAGGTGCGCACGGAGGCAACAGGTTACGGCGCTGTTTTCTTTGTGGATGAAATGCTGAAAACAAGAAAAGAAAGCTTTGAAGGCAAAACCTGCGTTGTTTCAGGTTCAGGAAACGTTGCCATCTACACCATAGAAAAAATTCACGAACTCGGCGGCAGGGTCGTTGCACTTTCCGATTCCGGCGGCGTGATTTACCATGAAAAGGGCATAGACCTTGAGCTTGTTCAGCAGCTTAAGGAAGTTGAAAGAAGAAGAATAAAGGATTACTGCGCATACCACAAGGACGCTGTCTACCGTGAAAAAGGCAACATATGGGAGATACCCTGTCAGGTTGCCATGCCCTCCGCCACTCAGAATGAGCTTAACGGCAAAGACGCGCAGATACTCGTCAAAAACGGTCTCCTCGCCATAGGTGAAGGCGCCAACATGCCCACCACCCCCGAAGGCGTTAAGGTGTTCATTGACTCGGGCATTCTCTACGGTCCCGGCAAGGCTGCAAATGCCGGCGGTGTAGCCACATCCGCCCTTGAGATGCAGCAGAACGCAAGCCGTGACTCATGGAATTTCGAGTATACGGAAGAGCGTCTGCGTAATATAATGAAGAATATCCACACGGACGTAATGACCGCTGCGGACGAATACGGCTCACCCGGGAACTATGTGACAGGCGCGAACATCGCAGGCTTCAAAAAAGTCGCCAACGCTATGCTCGCCATGGGAATCATATAA